The Leptospira sp. WS60.C2 genome includes the window TTGTAACTGTTTCCGAAGATTATGACCAAAGTCGCTTAGACGTTTTCCTAAAAGACAACGCAGGAGACGATCTTAGCCGTTCTACCGTTCAAAAATGGATCGATTCTGGCTTTGTAACCAACAAAACAAAGGACCAAGTTGTCCATAAAAACGGCTATAAGGTGACCTTGGGAGAAGAGTATGTGGTGGATGTCATCGCAAGACCACCTTCTCGTTTGGAACCCATCCCGATGGATATCCCTGTTTTGTATGACGAAGAAGAGTTTATGGTAATCCATAAAAAAGCGGGGATCGCTTGCCACAGTGGGCCTGGGGATGATTCGCCTTCTCTTGTGAATGGACTCCTCCATCAGTTTAAGAACTTATCTGGCACTGGTGGTGAACGCCGTCCAGGAATCGTACATCGGTTGGACAAACCCACAGAAGGGGTTCTCATCATTGCTAAAACCGACAGAGCGCATGCCGCTTTGTCGAAACTCTTCCAAGATCGTCTTGTGGAGAAAACGTACTATTCTTGGGTGTTACAAGCACCCGTGGAAGCAGAAGGAACGATCAACCTTCCCATTGGTCGTCACCCAGTAGAACGAGTCAAGATGTGTGTCAGGGAAGATGGACGAATGGCCATCACCCATTACAGAACAGAAAAAATTGTGCAAACGCAAACTGGCAGAAAGTTTAGTTTGATGAAACTAGGACTTGAGACAGGTCGTACCCATCAAATCCGTGTTCACATGTCTAAAATTGGATGCCCAGTGGTTGGGGACAGTTTGTACTCGAGATCAGCAAAAGACTACACACAGTATGGACTTCTTCTCTTTGCCAAAAAATTAGATTTCCCTCATCCCTTTTTACCAGACAAACGCATCGTAGTGGAACTTGAGTTTCCCGAACGATTCAAGATCTTTGAACGCAAATGCCCTAGTTACTAAGGTATCGGTAAGTGGAAATTGGAATTGGTAACGAATGATCAATTTGTATATGGATCACAAATTTAATTCATACAACATCGATTCCCTGTGGATGATTTGAAGCTGTGATACAATTGCGATTTCTAAAACCGATCCTCTTCCTTTTCATACTTTTTGCCAGCTTTCATCTGTTCTACGATGTTGTGTATGAAAACCATTTAGGTGAGGGAACAGACAGTGATGTTTTGTATCCCTATTTGTTTGCTAGGGATTTGTGGACAGGTGGATGGACGGCGGTTCGAGGGTGGAACCTTCCACCTTGCACCACTCTGTTTCCAGATCTGATCCTCAGCATTCTCACGTATCCAATTTTCACTTCGGTTGATTCGCATCTCTTTGTTTTTGGATTCTTTGCTTTTTGTGCGCCATTTGCCTTTGCCAGATCTCTTGGATTGGCAAAACGATTTTCGTATTTGGTGTCTCTTGGATTTTTACTGTTTGCAGGACTGGATCCAAACCAATTGGGTCAGTTCTTCTTTCCGAGTTTCCATGCGATGACATTCCTGTTTGCAACATGGACTTTGTATGAACTCGAACATTGGAATCCAAAACAAACCAAAGTTTGGATTCGTTTCCTTTTCCTCATGACCCTTGTTTGGATTTCTGAATATTGGTATTTTGTCAATATTGCTCCTTATCTCTTTTTTTTTGCAGTGGTTCGTTTGCGACGGCAAAGTGTAGATCCACTTAGTCTTTGTTTGGTTGGATTTTTTGCAGCAAAAGGAATTTCAAGGGGCTTTCTTTTGTTGGGCATCGGTATCATTGGAACAAACAATCTGAACCTTACGACAACGATAACATCTTCCTTTTCCCAATTATTTTCTCATCCAGATCGAATTTGGTATGGTCTCAAACTCTCCATTACCAACAATTCTTTGTTATCTGAATGGATGTATTGGTATTTGGTGATTGGCTGTATGTATCTCATTTTTTCGATGATCCAACAAAAGGGAAAAGATTTTTTTGTGGAACTCTTCCTCTTTCTTTCCCCATGCCTGACAGTCGTTTTTTTGTATCTCCTTCAAATTGAACCAAATATTCGTTATTTGTATTTTTTACCATTTGGAGTTTTTTATTTTTCCTTCCGAATTGTGGAGAGAATTCCACTAGTTCGCTTTGGCATACCGATTGTCATTGTATTCGGATGTTTTTTATTTTATTTAGGAAAACATTCCGAACTGATGGCACAGATCAAAGTCGGAGAAGAAAAACGAAACCAAAGATTAGAATGTCTCTCCGAATTCGATCCAAACCTTCCTGGCGCCGCTACTTACTGGCCGATCAAATACAGTTATGCGTTCACAGAGAAACGATGGACTCTTGTACCATTCACAAACGAAGGAGTGTATTACCCTTGGGTGGCAAATACCTCTTGGGATGGAACTGATAAAGACCAAACCTTTGACTCTTTCCGTTGGGGGATCACCGAATCCAAAACCAATTTGGAAATTTGGAAGGATGTTACCTTGGTAAAAGAATGTGCTGGTTGGTATTTTTTTCGAAGAAATTGACAAGTGCGAAAGGTTCTATTCGAGAATTGAATTGATTCTAGTTTTCCTTGGAAGAGTCTAGGCAAGTTATGATAGAACTCCTTTCCGATCCCTCCCTTTGGCTAGCACTCCTCACCTTAACGGCATTGGAAATTGTGTTAGGCATCGACAATATCATTTTTATTTCGATCCTATCCTCACGATTGCCTAAAACCAAACAAAAACAAGCGAGGCAAATTGGATTGTTCTTAGCAATGGGAACTCGTATTTTATTACTCTTTTCCCTATCCTTCATTATGAAGCTCACAACACCACTATTCACAATTTTAGAACAAGCAATCAGCGGAAGAGATCTCATCTTGATCTCAGGTGGTCTTTTTCTCATCGCAAAATCCACAACAGAAATCCATCACAAACTGGAAGGTGATTCCACAACGAGCGAAGATTCAAAGAAACAAATTTCTTTTGCCCAAGTCATCTTACAAATTTTAATCTTGGATGTTGTGTTCTCGTTGGATTCTGTGATCACTGCTGTGGGGATGACAGACAAACTTGGTGTTATGATTACCGCTGTGGTTTTATCGGTTGGGTTTATGTTATTATCCAGTGGTAGTATATCTGATTTTGTCGATAAACACCCAACCATCAAAATACTCGCACTAAGTTTTTTAATCCTCATCGGTGTGGCACTCTTGGGAGAAGGATTAGAACTTCACATTCCGAAAGGATATATTTACTTTGCGATGTGTTTTTCTGTCATTGTTGAGTTTTTGAATATGAAACTTCGCACGAAAAGTACAAAACCAACTCCGCTCAGAGGAAAACCTCTATGAATCGAAAAGAATTCATCAAACGTACTGCCATGACCGTCGGATTCGCACAACTTCCGTTACTTGGTCAATCAAATGACGGAAAAGAGATCGAAAACCAATCAAAGGATGGAAATGTTTCCCCTTGGCTGGAAGTAGAAGAACTAAAAGACTACAAAGTTTTAGTCTCCAAATTGCTTACAAAACCAAGTGACTTACGTTTAGAGGGTAATTGGTCCTTTGGAAAAGTTTTGTCTCATTGTGCACAAAGTATCGAATTCTCGCTTTCTGGGTATCCAGAGATGAAATCGTCTCTCTTTCGTGGTTCCGTAGGTAAAATTGCGTTTTCGGTTTTTGCGTTTAAAAACAAAATGAACCACGGTTTAGAAGAACCAATTCCAGGCGCACAGGATATCGACAATCAAACAGAAATGAAAGTGGGCGCCAAACGTCTTTTATACGCGATAGAACTGTTCTCAAAAGCGGAAGAAACCTCCCTACGCCCCCATTTTGCCTATGGAGAATTGACAAAAGAAGAATATGATTTGGCACACACTCTCCATATCAAAAATCACATGGAGCGCCTGTTACACTAAGATCATTTCAATTTGTTGGCACAAATCTTCTGCTTTGTACATTTTTGATAGGTAGGCGGATACAATCGATTCCAGTCCCTCTTCTTCTAAAAACGCATTCCCTCCGGAAAGGGGGGCATCCGAACTGATCAGAATGATGGGAATCTTTTGATTTTGGTTTCTTCTACCTTCCCATTCATGGATGAGGGAAAT containing:
- a CDS encoding RluA family pseudouridine synthase, with amino-acid sequence MQIFVTVSEDYDQSRLDVFLKDNAGDDLSRSTVQKWIDSGFVTNKTKDQVVHKNGYKVTLGEEYVVDVIARPPSRLEPIPMDIPVLYDEEEFMVIHKKAGIACHSGPGDDSPSLVNGLLHQFKNLSGTGGERRPGIVHRLDKPTEGVLIIAKTDRAHAALSKLFQDRLVEKTYYSWVLQAPVEAEGTINLPIGRHPVERVKMCVREDGRMAITHYRTEKIVQTQTGRKFSLMKLGLETGRTHQIRVHMSKIGCPVVGDSLYSRSAKDYTQYGLLLFAKKLDFPHPFLPDKRIVVELEFPERFKIFERKCPSY
- a CDS encoding TerC family protein yields the protein MELLSDPSLWLALLTLTALEIVLGIDNIIFISILSSRLPKTKQKQARQIGLFLAMGTRILLLFSLSFIMKLTTPLFTILEQAISGRDLILISGGLFLIAKSTTEIHHKLEGDSTTSEDSKKQISFAQVILQILILDVVFSLDSVITAVGMTDKLGVMITAVVLSVGFMLLSSGSISDFVDKHPTIKILALSFLILIGVALLGEGLELHIPKGYIYFAMCFSVIVEFLNMKLRTKSTKPTPLRGKPL
- a CDS encoding DUF1569 domain-containing protein — its product is MNRKEFIKRTAMTVGFAQLPLLGQSNDGKEIENQSKDGNVSPWLEVEELKDYKVLVSKLLTKPSDLRLEGNWSFGKVLSHCAQSIEFSLSGYPEMKSSLFRGSVGKIAFSVFAFKNKMNHGLEEPIPGAQDIDNQTEMKVGAKRLLYAIELFSKAEETSLRPHFAYGELTKEEYDLAHTLHIKNHMERLLH